In one window of Thermovenabulum gondwanense DNA:
- a CDS encoding copper amine oxidase N-terminal domain-containing protein — protein MKKIISLLLILSILSFSAVAYAYTTIEIYINGVRYEPDVKPFIDASNRTIVPIRLIAEGLGCKVDWNEKQQLVTISKGDKVVKLTINKREALVNGKTVEMDTQAVIKDGKRTMVPLRFVSENMDCTVDFKIEYTTPTIYIKSNDPNLLSVEHIGFSAFSDNDPTTNGVKYSLGFNVWKQEQVDEAKKLLEKFVKDKDALNQIYTHIEKKSKDVSFYEAFETYTFCINGKNYRTKMYITGGNPIISFKAFIK, from the coding sequence ATGAAAAAAATAATTAGTTTACTTTTGATCCTCTCAATTTTAAGTTTTTCGGCTGTTGCTTATGCTTACACCACAATTGAAATCTATATTAACGGTGTTAGATACGAACCCGATGTTAAACCTTTTATTGACGCATCAAACCGCACAATAGTGCCTATAAGGTTAATTGCAGAAGGGTTGGGCTGTAAGGTCGACTGGAACGAAAAACAGCAGTTGGTAACAATAAGCAAAGGCGATAAGGTTGTAAAACTTACTATTAATAAAAGAGAAGCGCTTGTAAACGGAAAAACCGTCGAAATGGATACCCAGGCTGTTATAAAAGACGGAAAAAGGACGATGGTACCCCTTCGTTTTGTAAGCGAAAACATGGACTGTACAGTAGATTTTAAAATAGAATATACTACTCCTACTATTTATATTAAATCAAACGATCCAAATTTATTGAGCGTAGAACATATAGGTTTTAGTGCATTTTCAGATAATGATCCTACCACTAATGGTGTAAAATACTCTTTAGGTTTTAATGTATGGAAACAGGAGCAGGTTGATGAAGCAAAAAAATTACTTGAAAAATTTGTGAAAGACAAAGACGCATTAAACCAGATTTATACGCATATTGAAAAAAAATCAAAGGATGTTTCCTTTTATGAGGCATTTGAGACGTACACATTCTGCATCAACGGTAAAAATTACAGAACCAAAATGTATATTACTGGAGGTAATCCAATAATTTCATTTAAAGCATTTATTAAGTAA
- a CDS encoding Athe_2463 domain-containing protein gives MKKITALIIIAVFLITNTAYARPSNYYIVPNAPYIGNVENFIKLQNDFIKDYYNYTGDYFKIKNKNNKDINTWLFETRGLLVYGQPFALEERDYRNGYYRFLGYTMYDDYYTNELFPDDVVTPGRFDQKNWVGNPWDKEYIFRGKTIPWNYFDNLIINGKPILRESIVKGMAYFYADEGKFPKIGTPEYENAKNNIEWEKYVHVFQPPTKYAWGVGIAWHQTNEGTYYKTIPMAPILMPV, from the coding sequence GTGAAAAAAATAACTGCACTTATCATTATTGCAGTTTTTTTGATAACAAATACAGCCTATGCAAGACCTTCTAACTACTATATCGTTCCTAATGCACCGTATATAGGTAATGTAGAAAATTTTATTAAATTGCAGAACGATTTTATAAAAGATTACTACAATTATACGGGTGACTATTTTAAAATAAAAAATAAAAACAATAAAGATATAAACACTTGGTTATTTGAGACTAGAGGGTTATTAGTTTACGGACAGCCTTTTGCACTAGAGGAAAGGGATTATAGAAACGGGTATTACAGGTTTTTGGGTTATACCATGTATGACGATTATTATACCAATGAACTTTTCCCTGATGATGTGGTTACTCCGGGAAGGTTTGACCAAAAAAACTGGGTTGGAAATCCGTGGGATAAAGAATATATATTCAGAGGGAAAACAATACCATGGAATTATTTTGACAACCTAATAATCAATGGCAAACCAATATTAAGGGAATCAATTGTAAAAGGAATGGCTTACTTTTATGCAGATGAAGGGAAGTTCCCCAAAATAGGCACACCTGAGTATGAAAATGCAAAAAACAATATAGAATGGGAAAAATATGTCCACGTTTTCCAGCCACCTACAAAGTATGCGTGGGGTGTAGGGATTGCATGGCATCAGACAAATGAAGGGACGTATTATAAGACGATACCGATGG